The Acidaminococcus fermentans DSM 20731 sequence GTGTCCAGACCATAAACAATGGGGATGGATCGAAGTCTCAGGGAGTATCCATTGACATTATTACCGGAGATGGTTCCAAACCGGAAGCTGTCAAAGGACATGTGGTCATCAAAGATGTGGCCAAGGCCAGTGATTTGGGGAATGTAAGTGATCTACACGATACCCTGAAAAATGCCGATGGAAAAAAGAATGTCACCGGAGCTTTGAACAACTTGGATGACCGGGTAACTGGGCTGGATAACCGGATGGACAACATTTACACCACGGCCGGTCAGCATTCCTCTGTCAGCTCCGAGAGCAATATCGTTGTGGACCATTCTGCCAAAAATGAATCCGGCGGCACGGACTACAAATTGAGCCTGAACAGGGAAAAAATCGACTTGGACAAAGTGACCATCGAAGGCAAGAGCGGGGCTGTGACGGCCAAGACCGTGACGGCAGAAGAATACAAGGTGGGCAACAAGACCTACATCTCCAGCGACGGCCTGAACGCCAACAGCCAGAAGATCACCAATGTCCAGGCGGGCACGGCGGATACGGATGCGGCCAATGTGGGCCAGGTCCGGGAAGCCGATGAACAGCTGGCCGGAGGCATTGCACAGAATGCCCGGAACATCTCCCAGCTGGGCCGGGAAGTGGACAAACTGGATTCCCGGATCGACCGGGTGGGCGCCGGTGCTGCGGCTCTGGCCGCCCTCCATCCGGGAGCCTATGATCCCAACGACAAAGTGGACTTCTCCGCCGGGTACGGCAACTACCGGGGCGCCAGCGCTGCGGCCGTGGGTATGTATTACCATCCCGATGAACGGACCATCCTGTCCATGGGGGTTGCCATGGGCGGCGGCGAAAACATGGTGAACGCCGGGGTTACCTGGAAACTGGGCCGGCGGACACCTGCTGCACCCCAGCCGGTACCGGTGAAAGCGGCTCCTGGGACTCCTGCCCTGGTACCTGTTTCCACGGCAGCGGCGGCACCGGTCCGTCCTGTGGAAACCGCACCGGCAGTGAGACCTGTGGTGGTACGGACTTCCGTCCGGCCGGTGGAAACGGTGGCACTGGTGGCTCCTGCGGCCCGGGTACGGCCCGTACAGCCGGCTGTGGCTCCGGTCAGAACGGCGGACACCAATGCCCAGCTGATGGAACTGCTGGCCCGGCAGACCGCCATCCTGGAGAAACTGTCGGAACAGAAAGCGGTTCCGGCGGCAGCACCGGCAGCGAGCGGAGACGACCTGTTCACCGATGTGCCGGAAAACCACTGGGCCTATGAATGTGCCCTGAAGATGGAAAAGGCCGGGGTGCTGAAAGGCCTTGGCGGGCTCCAGGTGGAGGGGAATCCTCTCCTGACCCGGAAGGACTTCGCCCGGATCCTCTACACCGCCCTGAAGAACGGGGCCACCACCAACCCGGCCCTGAACAGTGACAACAGCCTGAACCGGATGGCCAGCGAGTTCCGGGGAGAATTGAAGATGGTGAAGGGATAAAAAACGGATAAAAGAGTCGGGAGCCAAAGGATAAATTTGCAGGCAAATTTTTGAAGGTGTAAATCGAATCTGTAGGGGATCCACGCCGGGGAGCCCGCCGATTTGCCGGCAGTCTGTGTATTTTGCGGGGCGCCGGGCCTGCGCCCCTACGGTTTTACACAATCAAAAGAATCCGACTTGCCAGGCGGATTCTATCCTGAGGCTTCAGACTTCAGACTCCCGACTTCCGACCAGATGCGGTTGCTTATGCAACCGCATCTTTTTGTGTTATACTAGGACTATTAAGGAAAAAAGGAGCGTGGAACCATGTTCAAAAAAGCGACTCTGGCGGCCATGGCCCTTTGCCTCAGCCTGTCCGTCCCGGCTTTTGCCGAGGTGGAAAGCGAACAGGCCCAGGTGGGGAACCTGGAAATGACCTGGCCGGTGGTCCATACGAAAAACAAAAAAGCCGATACCCTGATCAACAAGGACATCAAGACCTTCATGGATGATTTCCGGGGTGGCTTTGTGGACCGGAAATTCACTGCAGGCCGTACCTGGTACGAAACCAAATACGAAGATACCCAGCTGGTATCCCTGGTGCTCAGCGACCTGCGGACCCAGGGCGGCAACAACAAGGTCCGGACCAGCGGCGTGGTGTACGAACTGGCCAGCGGCCAGCGGCTGCCTCTGTCCGCCTTTGTCCGGGTCACGGTCAGCGACCTGAACGGCTATCTGGCCACCCAGTGCTACAACAGCAGTGATGTGAAGATCCATCCGGCGAAGCAGGTGACCCGGGTGCCGGAGGACTTCTTCCTGAACCAGGACGGCAGCATTTCCGTCCTGTTCCAGACCGACGAGCTGGGCACCCTGCTGGACGGGCCGGTGTACATCCGGCTGACCCAGCAGGATCTCCGGGAACTGAATGCCCGGAATCCCCGTGTCTGACCGGAACGGCTGGAAGCAGCGGCTGGGCCGGGTACTGGTGACGGGGCTCTGCCTGGCTGCCCTGGGCCTTCCCCAGGCGGCCCGGGCCGCTGCTCCGGTGTCTCCGGACCATCCGGTGGAACAGGCGGCCATGACGGCCATGGCCGCAGCTGTGTGCGCCGGCAGCTACCACCCGGAAAACAGTCGGGAGATCCGGTATCTGGAAGACTATGGCTGGACCATGACCCCTTATACCCTGAAGGATGGGGACACAGAAGTGAACTTCACCCTGGCCCGGAAACAGGGACTGCTCCGGGGTAAAAACTGGACCGTACTGGCTTTCCGGGGCAGTGCCACCCGGGACGACTGGAAGCTGAACATGAAGATGAAGGCAGTGCCCTATCCGGAAGGGAGCAATGCCCGGAAAAATCAGGATGGGGAGGAGAAAGGTCCCGCCGTCCATGAAGGGTTCCTCCGGTATGCCCGGGCGGCCCTTTCCCGGCCTCTGGATGTGGACGGGGACGGCCGGGAGGAAACCCTGGCGGCCTATCTGAAGGAGCATCCCCAAGAAAAGATGGTGCTCACCGGCCACAGCCTGGGAGGAGCCGGCGCTACCCTGGCGGGAGAAGAACTAGTCCGCCAGGGAGTGGACAAAAACCGGATCCCGGTGATCACCTTCGGAGCCCCGGCGGTGGGGAACCGGGATTTTGCCCGGAGGTACGGATCCAAAATCGATCTGCTCCGGGTGGTAACCACCCTGGACCCGGTGGCCGGCGCCCTCCAGACCGTGACCCGGTCCGGGTACCAGCAGTTCGGGGAGAAAAAGGAATACGCCCTGTCCGGCAAGTACACCGATTACCAGCATCCCATTTCCTATTACCTGGACCTGGCGGTGCAGGATTATTACCGGCAGCGGGATCAGGCGGAAAAAGACGGTTTGTGGGCCCCGGTTCCCCTGGAACGGAGAAAGGGGGAGGGGCCTTTGGCAGCTCTGGCGGTGCTGTGCCTGGACAATGGGGCGGACACCCGGTTTTCCCCGGATCTGGGCCAGTTCCTGCTGGACGAATACAGAGGGGCGCTGCCCCGGTATGTGGTGCTGGATTACCGGCACACCGCCGGCAGCGATCTTCCCGCCTTCCAGGAAGAACTGCGGCAGAAAGCCCGGAAGGCCGGGGCCGATGTGCTGGTGATCGCCCAGGTGGAACGGCAGCGGCTGGGACAGACGGATAAATGGTCCATCCTGCTGGGCCAGGAAGTGGTGGGCCTACAGCCGGGAGGCGTCCATTCCGTCACCGCCGGCAGCACCCGGGTGCGCTTTGAACAGGGGGTCGTCCAAAGCCTCCTGAGCCTGTGGGAAGACCAGAAAAAAGAACTGAAGAAGGCCCTGCCGGAAACCCGGGATCAGGAGCCGTTATGGATATTTTTACGAGAAGAGGGGACTTGGGATGAAAATCATTGATGCCCATATGCATTTTTTCCGGTACGCCGGATTCGACCAGGTGGCCAGAGCCGCCGGTCACGAAAATACAGTGGAGAACTATCTCCAGGCCTGCCGGGAGAACAACGTGGTGCTGTCGGTGGCCATGGGCAATGCGCCCCTGGGGCCCAGCCGGTTCGGAGGGGTGGTGCCCCGGGTGCCGGATCTGGCGGGCCCCTGCACCCTGGAGCCCTACAACCAGCCGGCGGAGATTGCCTTCTGCGCCGGACTGGAAAGCAATGGCCTGACGGAGGAGAACTGCGAAAAAACCGCCCGGGAATTCGAACCGGTGGTCCGGAATCCCCACTGTGTGGGCATCAAGATCTATACCGGCTACAATCAGGTCTATGCTTACGATCCCCGGCATTTTCCCCTGTACGAACTGGCGGAAGCCTACCAGGTGCCGGTGGTGTTCCACACGGGAGATACCGCCGGGGGCCACGGGCTGCTGAAATACGCCCATCCCCTCACCATCGACGAGGTGGCGTCCCAGTTCCCCCGGGTGAAGTTCGTCATCGCCCACTGCGGCAATCCCTGGATCCTGGACGCCATGGAAGTGGTGGCCAAGAACCCCAATGTGTATGTGGATCTGTCCGGACTTCTGGAAGGGAAGTTCGACGGGGCGCTCTTCTATGAAAGACATCGGGATTATTTCCGCTACATCCGGATGTGGCTGGATTATGTGAACCGGTACGACAAGGTGCTTTACGGCACCGACTGGCCCCTGATCAACATCCAAAGCTATATCGACAACATGAAACTGGTGGTGCCGGAAGCCCACCATGAGGAGTTTTTCTACAGAAACGCCCTGCGGGTGTATACCAAACTGCTGGGCCTTTTGCCCAAGGAGGGAAACGCATGATTACAGGAAATCTGGACCATCTGGACCGGCTGGCCGGTCAGCTCACCGGACCGGTGAAAAAAGCCCTGGAACTGCTGGCGGAACGGGACGTGACGGAACTGCCGGTGGGGAAAACGCCCCTGGCCGGTGAGGACATCTTCGCCAGTGTCAATGAATATGAAACGGAACCGGTGGAAGACCGGCGGCCGGAAAAACATTTCCAGTACATCGACATCCAGGTGCTGGGCGCCGGCCGGGAATCCATCGGGTACACGGATGTGGAAAACGTCGGCAGCCTGACGGAGGACCGCCGGGAAAAGGACGATGTGGTGTTCTATGGCAGCACCCGAAAAGAGAACTTTGTGAAGCTGGAGAAAGGAGATTTCGCCATTTTCTTCCCCTGGGAAGTCCATCGGCCCAACTGCTGGTTTGGAGAGGGACCGGAAACGGTGAAGAAGATCGTGGTGAAGGTACGGGCGTAAGTTGATGCGGAAAAGGAAGCTGCTGTGGGGAGGGGTCCCCGCTCTGGTGCTGCTGGTTTGTACGGCGGTCCAGGCGGCACCTCAGAAAATCGTGATTACGGCCACCCGGAACGCCACCGGGGAGGACCGGGTGCCGGCCGGGGTGACGGTGCTGACGCCAAAAGACTGGGAAAAGACCGGGGCCCTGACGGTACGGGATGCCCTGGAGCGGGTCCCGGGCCTGAACGTGGTGGAAGGGGGCATGACCGGCAATAAGGTGTCCCTGCGGGGTATGGGCAATGGCAGTACCCTGATCCTGGTGGACGGACGGCGACTGGCCGGCGAAGATTCGCCCCAGACCATGAATGTGTACGAACTGAACCGGCTGAACCTGGATCGGGTGCGACGCATCGAAGTGGTGCGGGGTGCGGCTTCAGCCATGTACGGCAGTGATGCCATGGGTGGCATCATCCAGATTTTCACCCGGAAGCCCG is a genomic window containing:
- a CDS encoding lipase family protein, with product MPGIPVSDRNGWKQRLGRVLVTGLCLAALGLPQAARAAAPVSPDHPVEQAAMTAMAAAVCAGSYHPENSREIRYLEDYGWTMTPYTLKDGDTEVNFTLARKQGLLRGKNWTVLAFRGSATRDDWKLNMKMKAVPYPEGSNARKNQDGEEKGPAVHEGFLRYARAALSRPLDVDGDGREETLAAYLKEHPQEKMVLTGHSLGGAGATLAGEELVRQGVDKNRIPVITFGAPAVGNRDFARRYGSKIDLLRVVTTLDPVAGALQTVTRSGYQQFGEKKEYALSGKYTDYQHPISYYLDLAVQDYYRQRDQAEKDGLWAPVPLERRKGEGPLAALAVLCLDNGADTRFSPDLGQFLLDEYRGALPRYVVLDYRHTAGSDLPAFQEELRQKARKAGADVLVIAQVERQRLGQTDKWSILLGQEVVGLQPGGVHSVTAGSTRVRFEQGVVQSLLSLWEDQKKELKKALPETRDQEPLWIFLREEGTWDENH
- a CDS encoding amidohydrolase family protein is translated as MKIIDAHMHFFRYAGFDQVARAAGHENTVENYLQACRENNVVLSVAMGNAPLGPSRFGGVVPRVPDLAGPCTLEPYNQPAEIAFCAGLESNGLTEENCEKTAREFEPVVRNPHCVGIKIYTGYNQVYAYDPRHFPLYELAEAYQVPVVFHTGDTAGGHGLLKYAHPLTIDEVASQFPRVKFVIAHCGNPWILDAMEVVAKNPNVYVDLSGLLEGKFDGALFYERHRDYFRYIRMWLDYVNRYDKVLYGTDWPLINIQSYIDNMKLVVPEAHHEEFFYRNALRVYTKLLGLLPKEGNA
- a CDS encoding YhcH/YjgK/YiaL family protein encodes the protein MITGNLDHLDRLAGQLTGPVKKALELLAERDVTELPVGKTPLAGEDIFASVNEYETEPVEDRRPEKHFQYIDIQVLGAGRESIGYTDVENVGSLTEDRREKDDVVFYGSTRKENFVKLEKGDFAIFFPWEVHRPNCWFGEGPETVKKIVVKVRA